The following proteins come from a genomic window of Daphnia carinata strain CSIRO-1 chromosome 6, CSIRO_AGI_Dcar_HiC_V3, whole genome shotgun sequence:
- the LOC130702611 gene encoding protein extra-macrochaetae-like has protein sequence MVKAIQRKSVSNTSSVMEGKVRKSPDHEQVEIQMYLSKLRELVPNMPKNRKVSKVEVINNVIDYICDLQTALLDQLHQHPASVISNNNNNNSLAVVNGNSCALPIVMETSSSADCPTC, from the coding sequence ATGGTGAAGGCTATCCAACGTAAATCAGTGTCCAACACGTCGTCGGTGATGGAAGGCAAAGTTCGCAAGTCTCCCGATCACGAGCAAGTGGAGATCCAGATGTACCTGAGCAAACTCCGCGAATTGGTGCCCAACATGCCCAAGAACCGCAAAGTCTCCAAGGTGGAAGTCATCAACAACGTCATCGACTACATCTGCGACCTCCAGACGGCGCTGCTCGATCAGTTGCACCAGCACCCGGCCTCCgtcatcagcaacaacaacaacaacaacagcctgGCCGTCGTGAACGGCAACAGCTGCGCCTTGCCCATCGTCATGGAGACGTCCTCTTCGGCTGATTGCCCCACCTGTTAG